DNA sequence from the Tenacibaculum mesophilum genome:
AAACGTACAGAAAAAAGAGGAAAAGGTGTTGGTAGCGCTATCCTATACGGTTTTTTCATCGTATTAATTTATGGTTTAATAAGTCTTCCTTTTCATTTCTTAGATACTTTAGATCCTGAAATATTAAATAGTATTTCAACAAACATATGGTTAAACCTATTTTTCTTTGTAATACTAATATTTTTTGCAGGTTCATTCTTCGGTTTTTATGAATTAACACTACCTAGTTCTTGGAGTAATAAAGCAGATAGCGCTTCAAATGTTGGAGGCGTTCTTGGAGTTTTCTTCATGGCATTAACTTTAGCTATTGTATCATTTTCTTGTACAGGACCTATTTTAGGTTCATTATTAGCAGGATCATTAAGTGGAGGAGCAATGCAATTATCTGTAGGTATGGTTGGTTTTGGTTTAGCATTAGCTTTACCTTTTGCTCTTTTTGCGATGTTCCCTAACTGGTTAAACACATTACCAAAATCTGGTGGATGGTTAAATACTGTTAAAGTTGTTTTAGGATTTATTGAATTAGCTTTTGCATTTAAATTCTTATCAAATGCTGATTTAGTAGGACACTGGGGAATACTAAAAAGAGAAATTTTTATTGGAATATGGGCTTTAATTGCGTTCCTTTTAGCACTGTACTTATTTGGTTTCATAGGAAAAAGGTATGGTAAAATGACCTTATTTAGAGTTTTAGTAGGAATTGGAGCCTTAGCTTTAGCAGTATACTTAGCTCCTGGTGTAATGGAAAACCCTTCTTGGAGTCAAAATAAATTATTAAGTGGGTTTGCTCCACCTAAATTCCATAGTATATACAAAAAAGACAATCAATGTCCTTTAAACTTAAACTGTTTTAAAGATTTTGATGAAGGTATAGCTTACGCAAAATCTGTTAACAAGCCTGTTTTATTAGATTTTACAGGATGGGCATGTGTTAACTGTCGTAAAATGGAAGAAAACATATGGAGTCAACCAGATATCTACTCATTAATAAATGATGATTATGTATTAATTTCATTATATGTTGATGATCATCAAAGAATGTTACCAGAAGAAGAGCAATTTGATTTTATTAAATCTAATGGGAAAGTAAAAAGAATTAGAACCTATGGTGATAAATGGGCTACTTTCCAGTCTGCTAACTTTAAAACAGCTTCTCAACCATTTTATGTACTAATGAGTCCTGAACTTGAAATATTAAACTCACCTCAACAATATACAGATCACGGAACATACTATAATTGGTTAAAAACTGGTTTAGATAGATTTAACTCTAACTAATTATAATATAAATATTATATATTTAAAAGCCTCTTTTTTAAAAAAGAGGCTTTTTTTATATCTTTCAATAAAAAATATATGACACCAGAAACTATTATCAGCATATTTTTAGGAATTGGCTTAGCTGCTTCCGTAGGGTTTAGAGTATTTTTACCTCTATTTACGTTAAGCTTAGCAGGATATTACAATGTTATTCCATTAAATGAAAACTGGCTGTGGGTAGCAAGTACCCCTGCTATTATAGCATTAGGTGTAGCTACAATATTAGAAATATTTGCATATTATATTCCTTGGTTTGACAACTTACTCGATACCATAGCTGTTCCGTTAGCCGCAATTGCAGGTACTGCAGTAATGGTTTCAACTGTGGCAGATTTATCACCAGTTATTACTTGGGCTTTAGCAATTATTGCTGGTGGCGGAACAGCATCAGCTATAAAGGGCACTGCTGCTTCTACTCGACTTACTTCTACAGCAACAACTGGAGGAGTTGCCAATCCAATTATTTCAACCGTAGAAACAGGCACCTCGTTAGTTATGTCTGCATTTTCTATTTTTTTTCCTATACTGGCTATTATTCTAGTTATTTTGATTTTTATTAGTATACGTAAAATGTTTAAATACATTTTTTCTAAATCAAAAAAGGTATAATTATTAGTGTTATTTTTATAAATCTAACTTTTATGAAAAATAATATTACTACCATCTTTTTAATTACCGTCATACTTTCTACTTCAGCACAAGAAATTAAGAAAAAAGAGAAAGCCCCTGGAAGCATTTATACTTTCTCCAATACCTATTCTACTTTTTATGATTCATCAACAGTTAATAAAAATTTAGATTTAAATGGATTATCTTTTTTTATTGTAAATCAACAAGACATTGATAACAATTCTTTCTCTATTCCATTTGATAAACTAAATAAAAAACCTACTTCTTTTATTTATGATGACTATATAGATTATCAAAATAACAACCTTTTAAAAGGGTTCTTAAAAAAGAATGATCCAACTCATTGGAGTCCACAGCAGATGCAATTACAATAAGTTTTATTTTTTCTCTATCTTTAGCGAAAAGAGAAAAATATGCTAGTAAAAGTCTATGGAAGTGCTGTTTTTGGTATTGAAGCAACCACAATTACTGTTGAAGTTAATATTGATAAAGGTATAGGATATCATTTAGTTGGATTACCCGATAAAGCTGTAAGTGAAAGTTCGTATCGAATCTCTGCCGCTTTAGCTAATAACAGTTACAAACTCCCTGGAAAGAAAATCATTATTAACATGGCACCAGCCGATATTCGTAAAGAAGGTGCTGCCTACGATTTAACTTTAGCTATTGGTATTTTGGCTGCCTCCAATCAAATAAAATCAGAACAGATTGATGAATATATTATTATGGGAGAACTTTCTCTTGATGGAAGTTTACAACCTATAAAAGGAGCTCTACCTATTGCTATTAAGGCTCGTGAAGAAGGATTTAAACACTTTATCCTTCCAAAAGAAAATGCCAAAGAGGCTGCTATAGTTAATGACTTAAATGTTCTTGGGGTAGACAATATTATGGAAGTTATAAACCATTTTGATGGTAACAAACTAATTGAACCTACAACCGTTGACACCCGTGCTGAATTTTACAAGCATATTGACTTTCCTGAGTTTGATTTTGCTGATGTAAAAGGACAAGAATCTATAAAACGTTGCATGGAAATTGCCGCTGCTGGTGGACATAATATCATTCTTATTGGACCTCCAGGAGCAGGTAAAACAATGTTAGCAAAACGTTTACCATCCATTCTTCCTCCTATGACCTTACACGAAGCCTTAGAAACCACTAAAATACATTCAGTGGTAGGAAAAGTAAAAAATACTGGCTTAATGTATCAACGTCCCTTTCGCTCACCACATCATACAATTTCAGATGTTGCGCTCGTAGGTGGAGGACAATACCCACAACCTGGAGAAATATCTTTGGCACATAATGGTGTTTTATTTTTAGATGAACTTCCCGAATTTAAGCGTACCGTTTTAGAGGTAATGCGTCAACCTTTAGAAGATAGAGAAGTTACTATATCACGTGCGCGTTTTACCGTAAACTACCCTAGTAGTTTTATGTTAGTTGCTAGTATGAATCCGAGTCCTTCTGGATATTTCAACAATCCCGACTCACCGGTTACCTCCTCTCCTGCCGAAATGCAACGTTATTTAAGCAAAATTTCTGGTCCCTTGTTAGACAGAATCGATATCCACATTGAAGTAACACCAGTACCTTTTGATAAGCTCTCTGATGAACGAAAAGGAGAAAGTAGTGTAGATATTAGAAAAAGAGTTACCCTTGCTCGTGAAATACAAACAACTAGATTTAAAAACCTTGAAAACATTCATTACAACGCACAAATGAATGTAAAGCAAATTCGTGAATTTTGTAAATTATCAGAAGAAAGTAAAAGCTTATTAAAAGTGGCCATGGAAAAGTTAAACCTATCAGCTAGGGCTTATGACAGAATTTTAAAAGTATCTCGTACCATTGCCGATTTAGCTTCTTCCGAAAATATACTATCCGAACATATTACCGAAGCAATTCAGTATAGAAGTCTAGATCGTGAAGGTTGGTTAGGATAATTATAAAGTTAAAATTCAATAAAGTATACAACTTTAAGACAGTTAGTGAAATGTTAAAAAATTGTGCTTTCATATAAAATCACTAATTTAGGCGTTTATTTAAAAAGCTAAACAGCAAAATTAAACATACACCCTAATGAAAAAATTAGTTTACTTATTGGCATTTTCTATTGCCTTAGTTTCATGTAAAGAGAAACAAAAAGATTATGTGACTTTTTCTGGAAAAATTACCAACAAAAACTCTGAAACAGTTACTATTTCTAACCCTCAATTTAAATTCAACAAAGTAATTAAAGTTGGTGAGGATGGAACTTTTAAAGATACTATGAATGTAAAAGATGGTTTCTACAGATTTTTTGATGGTAAAGAATATACTGCTTTATACTTAAAAAACGGAGCCGATATTAATATGACGATTGATGCTAAAAAATTTGACGAAACTATAACTTATACAGGGGTTGGTTTTGAAGAAAGTGCTTTTTTAGCTAAAGCTTCATTAGAGCAAAAGAAATTATTTGAAGATAAAGAATTAATGAATTTACCAGAGTTAGACTTCAGATCTAAAGTTTCTAATTTTGTTGATGATTTTAACAAAAGATTTGAAGGAGCCTCATTAGATTCTACTTTTGTAGCAAGTCAAAAACAAAGTATTGCTGGTTTAGAAAATTACTTAACTAAAATGTATAACGACAAGCAATACATTACTAAAAAATTAGCTAAGGGTGCTGAATCTCCTAAGTTTGTTAATTACGAAAACAATGCTGGTGGTACTACTTCTTTAGATGATTTAAAAGGTAAGTATGTGTATATCGATTTATGGGCTACTTGGTGTCAACCATGTAAAAATGAAATTCCTTTCTTAAAGAAAGTTGAAGAAAAATATCACAATAAAAACATCGAGTTCGTAAGTATTTCTGTTGACAGACAAAAAGACTATGAAACTTGGAAAAAAATGATTGTTGATAAAGAATTATCAGGAGTACAATTATATGCTAAAGAAGATAAAGCTTTCATGGATGCGTATAGAGTATCAGGAATTCCAAGATTTATTTTATTAGATCCAGAAGGAAAGATTATAGACTCTAATGCTCCAAGACCTTCTAATCCTAAATTAGTTGAGTTATTTGAATCATTAAATATCTAGTCTTAAAAGACATTTTATAATAAAAAGCCTGCAAATTTGCGGGCTTTTTTATTCCTTACATTATTCTTCTTTAGATTGATTAAAAATAATTATATTTGCGGAATGAATTTTTTAACAGAAGATGTATCGTTTAAAGTATCTTGTGGTGGCAGAAACTGCTACCAGCTAGATTTAGGCTATAAAGTAATAGATTTTACTTTCTGCCAACTATTAGCCTTCAGGAAAAAAGTATTAGAACGCGCTTCGTACGAATCATTAGAAACGATTATCGACGGTGATAACTTCGTACTCCTTTTTGCAGCAGACAACAAACACTTATTATTCTTAGATGTACCTCAACTTATAGAATTACGAGAACTTCTTTTAGCTGTTTTTAAGCAGAAAACCCTTTACTAAGACTAGCTTTAAATTAGGCACTCCATTCTTTTTAAAGCCTTATAATCTGTATCTTTATAGTATTAAAACTAAACAAAATATTATGGAAACAGCAATAAGAAGAGACATGATTTTAGACGTGGAAGTAGTTGATTTGCTAAACCACCAAATAACAATGGAGCAACAAGCCTCTTCTAAGTATTTAGCGATGGCCTCTTGGTGCGACCAAAGAGAACTTAGAAATAGTGCAGCATACTTTTATAAGCAAGCGGAAGAAGAAAGAGAGCACATGATGAAAATTTTTAAATTCGTTAACGATAATGGCGGTAGTGCAATGTCACCTGTAGCTACTGAAGTTTCTCACGAATTTGAAAGCTTACGAGCTATTTTTGAAGCTTCTTTAGATGCAGAAATAGAAGTTACCAAATCAATTCATCACGTATTTAAAACTGCAAGAAAAGTAGGCGATTTCACTTCTGAAATCTTTTTACAATGGTTTGTAACAGAACAAGCCGAAGAAGAAGAAAAAGTAAGAGACATTTTAGACTTAATCGATTTAATGGAAGGTATGCCTTTAAAAATGATTGATGAGCGCATTCCTACTGAATAAAACAAAACGTTTATAAAAAGCATAAAAAAATCCCGCAACAATGTTGCGGGATTTTTTGTGTCTTGATTCTTGATTCTAAAATCTCAAATCTATAATAATCTAAATCTAATATCTATAGTGTTCTGGCTTGTATGGACCTTCAACAGTTACACCAATATATTTCGCTTGGTCTTCACGTAACTCAGTTAACTCTACACCAATCTTAGCTAAGTGTAATTTTGCTACTTTTTCATCTAAGTGTTTTGGTAACATGTACACCTCGTTTTTATACGCATCAGAATTATTCCATAACTCGATTTGCGCTAAAGTTTGATTTGTAAATGAGTTAGACATTACAAAACTTGGGTGACCAGTAGCACAACCTAAGTTTACTAAACGTCCTTCTGCTAATACGATAATATCGTTTCCTTTAACTGTATACTTATCAACCTGAGGTTTAATTTCAACCTTAGTATCACCGTATGTTTCATTTAACCAAGCCATTTGGATTTCGTTATCAAAGTGACCGATGTTACAAACGATTGTTTTGTCCTTCATTGCCTCAAAATGCTCAGAACGAACGATATCTTTGTTACCAGTTGTAGTAATTACGATATCAGCATTTCCAACAACAGTTTCTAATTTCTTTACTTCAAAACCGTCCATTGCAGCTTGTAACGCACAAATAGGATCAATTTCAGTAACAGTAACAATAGAACCAGCTCCACGGAAAGACGCCGCAGTACCTTTACCAACATCACCATAACCACAAACCACTACTCTTTTACCAGCTAACATTACATCCGTAGCACGACGAATTGCATCAACTGCAGATTCTTTACATCCGTACTTATTGTCAAACTTCGATTTAGTAACCGAGTCATTTACGTTAATAGCAGGCATTGGTAACGTTCCGTTTTTCATACGCTCGTATAAACGGTGTACTCCAGTCGTAGTTTCTTCAGACAACCCTTTAATTCCAGGAGCTAACTCAGGATATTTATCTAAAACCATATTGGTTAAATCTCCACCATCATCTAAAATCATGTTTAATGGCTTCTTATCTTCACCAAAGAATAATGTTTGTTCAATACACCAATCAAACTCTTCCTCGTTCATACCTTTCCAAGCATACACAGGAGTTCCAGCAGCAGCAATAGCAGCAGCAGCTTGATCTTGCGTAGAGAAAATATTACAAGAACTCCAAGTAACCTCAGCTCCTAAAGCCTGTAATGTTTCAATTAAAACCGCAGTTTGAATCGTCATGTGTAAACATCCTGCAATTCTTGCTCCCTTTAAAGGTTGCTCATCTTTGTACTCTTCGCGTAAACTCATTAACCCTGGCATTTCAGCTTCTGCCAATTCAATCTCTTTTCTTCCCCAATCAGCTAAAGAAATATCTTTAACTTTGTAAGGAACATATGTCGCGGTTTTTGTGCTCATATTTTTGTATATTTATGTATCTTAAATTTGAGTCGCAAAATTACGAAATAACTTTCTAAAATATGCCTCTTTACAAAACATTAACGGTAAACAACCATGCTAAAGCATTGATTTGGAAGATTGAAGAATCTTTTGAACAACTTTCTAACGGTGTTTCTTTAACAAAAGGAAATCAACAAAGAGTAGACGGCATGAAGTCCGATTTACACCAAAGAGGCTTTATGAGCGTACGCCATTTACTAAAAGAAGTTGGTTATACCGATGATGATTTACTATACGATGGCTACGGTAAACCACACTTAAAAGACGGCAAATTTATTTCAATCACCCATTCATTTACCTTTTCGGCAATTATTATTTCCGATACACAACCTGTGGGAATAGATATTGAAATGCAGCGCGACAAAATTGTGAAAATCGCACACAAATTCACTCCTATAGAAGAATACAAATCTATTGCCAACCACGATGCTTTGGTAAGCAAATTAACTATTGTTTGGGGCGCCAAAGAAAGCTTGTATAAAATCTACGGAAAGAAAAAATTGCTCTTCTTAGAAAACATTTATATTGAAGATTTCTCTTTTGACACCAATCAAACCACAGGAAAAATCTTGTACGAAGGACAAACCTCTGAGTACGACATTCACTTTTTAGAAATGGAAGGATTCACCTGCGTATGCGCTTGTTAAAAAATACCTAGTCTAAAACCCAAAAACCTCGCACTCGCAACTTTACCACTATGAGACTTTGAAGCTCTACATCTTTGCAACTAAAAAACTCTGCCACTCCAAAACTCTGAAAACTCTGCAACTAAAAAACTTTGCCACTAAAAAATCTCCAAAAACCTTTCCCGCACAACAACAGCTTAACTTTAGTAACTTTGCATCTTTCTAATTAGGAACAACCATGAAAATATCCGTAGAATTGACCTTAAGTCCGCTTCAGAACGAATTTGAAGAACCAATTATCAATTTCATCAAAAAACTAAGAGCCTCGGGATTAACCGTATTAGAAAATCCGTTAAGCACACAAGTGTATGGAGATTATGATACTGTGATGCGTTTGGTTACTTCAGAATTGAAAAATGCCTTTGAATTGATTGACAACGGATTGCTATTTATGAAAATCGTAAAAACCGATCGTAGCGATTATGAGCCAACTTTTTGATTTCCTTTTTGGGCAGTATGCTGATTACAATCCTATTGATGTTTGGCTAGAAATTATTGCCGTTATCTTTGGGTTTTTATCCGTTTGGTATTCTAAACAGAATAAAATTTGGGTATTCCCTACGGGGATGATTAGCACCGCTATTTTTGTGTACCTCTTGTTAAAATGGGAACTGTTAGGTGATATGATGATTAACGGGT
Encoded proteins:
- a CDS encoding protein-disulfide reductase DsbD family protein translates to MKKFFTLFLLFIGLAVYSQSDDNPVVVTPKVEKISDTEYDLIFDVLIAEDWHLYSQYNPEDASLPMTIAPAEGQSGYTLNGKAKESETETQFSEIWGKDEIFFVDEGKLIQRITVSDSTLTKVTLNLDAQVCKEYCLPFDEDFTFSLTGEKVTQTVAEVDDKSKELSQTLNLDLKNTILLKSSTDTNTGEEEEDNSLLNIFLLGFVGGLLAFLTPCVFPMVPLTVSFFTKRTEKRGKGVGSAILYGFFIVLIYGLISLPFHFLDTLDPEILNSISTNIWLNLFFFVILIFFAGSFFGFYELTLPSSWSNKADSASNVGGVLGVFFMALTLAIVSFSCTGPILGSLLAGSLSGGAMQLSVGMVGFGLALALPFALFAMFPNWLNTLPKSGGWLNTVKVVLGFIELAFAFKFLSNADLVGHWGILKREIFIGIWALIAFLLALYLFGFIGKRYGKMTLFRVLVGIGALALAVYLAPGVMENPSWSQNKLLSGFAPPKFHSIYKKDNQCPLNLNCFKDFDEGIAYAKSVNKPVLLDFTGWACVNCRKMEENIWSQPDIYSLINDDYVLISLYVDDHQRMLPEEEQFDFIKSNGKVKRIRTYGDKWATFQSANFKTASQPFYVLMSPELEILNSPQQYTDHGTYYNWLKTGLDRFNSN
- a CDS encoding DUF4126 domain-containing protein, producing MTPETIISIFLGIGLAASVGFRVFLPLFTLSLAGYYNVIPLNENWLWVASTPAIIALGVATILEIFAYYIPWFDNLLDTIAVPLAAIAGTAVMVSTVADLSPVITWALAIIAGGGTASAIKGTAASTRLTSTATTGGVANPIISTVETGTSLVMSAFSIFFPILAIILVILIFISIRKMFKYIFSKSKKV
- a CDS encoding YifB family Mg chelatase-like AAA ATPase, with the protein product MLVKVYGSAVFGIEATTITVEVNIDKGIGYHLVGLPDKAVSESSYRISAALANNSYKLPGKKIIINMAPADIRKEGAAYDLTLAIGILAASNQIKSEQIDEYIIMGELSLDGSLQPIKGALPIAIKAREEGFKHFILPKENAKEAAIVNDLNVLGVDNIMEVINHFDGNKLIEPTTVDTRAEFYKHIDFPEFDFADVKGQESIKRCMEIAAAGGHNIILIGPPGAGKTMLAKRLPSILPPMTLHEALETTKIHSVVGKVKNTGLMYQRPFRSPHHTISDVALVGGGQYPQPGEISLAHNGVLFLDELPEFKRTVLEVMRQPLEDREVTISRARFTVNYPSSFMLVASMNPSPSGYFNNPDSPVTSSPAEMQRYLSKISGPLLDRIDIHIEVTPVPFDKLSDERKGESSVDIRKRVTLAREIQTTRFKNLENIHYNAQMNVKQIREFCKLSEESKSLLKVAMEKLNLSARAYDRILKVSRTIADLASSENILSEHITEAIQYRSLDREGWLG
- a CDS encoding TlpA family protein disulfide reductase, which translates into the protein MKKLVYLLAFSIALVSCKEKQKDYVTFSGKITNKNSETVTISNPQFKFNKVIKVGEDGTFKDTMNVKDGFYRFFDGKEYTALYLKNGADINMTIDAKKFDETITYTGVGFEESAFLAKASLEQKKLFEDKELMNLPELDFRSKVSNFVDDFNKRFEGASLDSTFVASQKQSIAGLENYLTKMYNDKQYITKKLAKGAESPKFVNYENNAGGTTSLDDLKGKYVYIDLWATWCQPCKNEIPFLKKVEEKYHNKNIEFVSISVDRQKDYETWKKMIVDKELSGVQLYAKEDKAFMDAYRVSGIPRFILLDPEGKIIDSNAPRPSNPKLVELFESLNI
- a CDS encoding ferritin; translation: METAIRRDMILDVEVVDLLNHQITMEQQASSKYLAMASWCDQRELRNSAAYFYKQAEEEREHMMKIFKFVNDNGGSAMSPVATEVSHEFESLRAIFEASLDAEIEVTKSIHHVFKTARKVGDFTSEIFLQWFVTEQAEEEEKVRDILDLIDLMEGMPLKMIDERIPTE
- the ahcY gene encoding adenosylhomocysteinase, yielding MSTKTATYVPYKVKDISLADWGRKEIELAEAEMPGLMSLREEYKDEQPLKGARIAGCLHMTIQTAVLIETLQALGAEVTWSSCNIFSTQDQAAAAIAAAGTPVYAWKGMNEEEFDWCIEQTLFFGEDKKPLNMILDDGGDLTNMVLDKYPELAPGIKGLSEETTTGVHRLYERMKNGTLPMPAINVNDSVTKSKFDNKYGCKESAVDAIRRATDVMLAGKRVVVCGYGDVGKGTAASFRGAGSIVTVTEIDPICALQAAMDGFEVKKLETVVGNADIVITTTGNKDIVRSEHFEAMKDKTIVCNIGHFDNEIQMAWLNETYGDTKVEIKPQVDKYTVKGNDIIVLAEGRLVNLGCATGHPSFVMSNSFTNQTLAQIELWNNSDAYKNEVYMLPKHLDEKVAKLHLAKIGVELTELREDQAKYIGVTVEGPYKPEHYRY
- a CDS encoding 4'-phosphopantetheinyl transferase family protein; amino-acid sequence: MPLYKTLTVNNHAKALIWKIEESFEQLSNGVSLTKGNQQRVDGMKSDLHQRGFMSVRHLLKEVGYTDDDLLYDGYGKPHLKDGKFISITHSFTFSAIIISDTQPVGIDIEMQRDKIVKIAHKFTPIEEYKSIANHDALVSKLTIVWGAKESLYKIYGKKKLLFLENIYIEDFSFDTNQTTGKILYEGQTSEYDIHFLEMEGFTCVCAC